A window from Acinonyx jubatus isolate Ajub_Pintada_27869175 chromosome E1, VMU_Ajub_asm_v1.0, whole genome shotgun sequence encodes these proteins:
- the SSH2 gene encoding protein phosphatase Slingshot homolog 2 isoform X6: protein MVVVSTNGRQDTEESIVLGMDFSSNDSSTCTMGLVLPLWSDTLIHLDGDGGFSVSTDNRVHIFKPVSVQAMWSALQSLHKACEVARMHNYYPGSLFLTWVSYYESHINSDQSSVNEWNAMQDVQSHRPDSPALFTDIPTERERTERLIKTKLREIMMQKDLENITSKEIRTELEMQMVCNLREFKEFIDNEMIVILGQMDSPTQIFEHVFLGSEWNASNLEDLQNRGVRYILNVTREIDNFFPGVFEYHNIRVYDEEATDLLAYWNDTYKFISKAKKHGSKCLVHCKMGVSRSASTVIAYAMKEYGWNLDRAYDYVKERRTVTKPNPSFMRQLEEYQGILLASKQRHNKLWRSHSDSDLSDHHEPICKPGLELNKKEITTSADQIAEVKTMESHPPIPPVFVEHVVPQDENQKGLCTKERMICLEFTSREFHAGQIEDELNLNDINGCSSGCCLNESKFPLDNCHASKALIQPGQAPEIANKFPDLTVEDLETDALKTDVNVHLLPLEELTSRLKDLPMSPDPESPSPQPTCQAEVSDFSTDRIDFFSALEKFVELSQETRSRSFSHSRMEELGGGRGETCRLSVVEVTPSEVTADDQRSSSLSNTPHASEESSIDEEQSKAISELVSPDIFMQSHSENAISVKEIVTEIESISQGVGQIQLKGDILSNPCHTPKKHTIHELPLERAQALENKPGNLEQNEGSYTAQPELAKDSGKWDLEGCLTTHSFTTELEEEEPAEEEQELWGPGMHPGAKWCPGSVRRATLEFEERLRQEQEHHGAAPGCTSLSIRKNSKNESSVADLAPKGKSDEATLEHSFVPKEPEINKGKGKCSGSEAGLLPHSEQNAPEPLEFQEYPGSDIRTKLEGVLKDPRTVVSCQGSETQSVPLSLPKKIEIIMSSSHTEQGGERATSEKSGEQGLRSVKRENSITVLCTLDENLNRTLGPDQPALHPTLLPLPHSSSPEHDSPTNLTSTLSSPEDWDNSLSVALETGTPFVSHTTHVPSANLDYAHSRTVVHLEGFTEQSSTTDNEPSLEQGGWEEGLDGALSSGREVPYEGSLLRSEDLSKLGDNIGELQEKLDPLPAACQPPHSSSSDSMKSVSHSLSVVKERTKDIESRAICQAGLTKTAQMRHSASLAKLGYLDLCKDCLSDREPVSSEPSHLKLLQPFIRTDSGMHAMEAQESSENPDASQNLEPTKYFIEQLKTTECIAQSKPVEKPIVQYAKEFGYGQQCLLPRAEPKLTSSEGGLPLLQPQGLQRAGPAPGLAVAPRQQHGRTHPLRRLKKANDKKRTTNPFYNTM, encoded by the exons GTCTGCATTACAGAGTTTACACAAGGCTTGTGAGGTGGCCAGAATGCATAACTACTATCCAGGTAGTCTGTTTCTCACCTGGGTGAGTTATTACGAGAGCCATATCAACTCAGATCAGTCATCAGTCAATGAATGGAATGCTATGCAGGATGTGCAGTCCCACCGGCCCGACTCTCCAGCTCTCTTCACAGACAT acCAACTGAACGTGAGCGAACAGAAAGAttaattaaaaccaaattaaGGGAGATAATGATGCAGAAGGATTTGGAGAATATCACATCCAAAGAG ATACGAACTGAGTTGGAAATGCAAATGGTGTGTAACTTGCGAGAATTCAAGGAATTTATAGATAATGAAATGATAGTGATCCTTGGTCAGATGGATAGTCCTACACAGATATTTGAGCATGTATTCTTG GGCTCTGAATGGAATGCCTCAAATTTAGAGGATTTACAAAACCGAGG GGTGCGCTATATCTTGAATGTCACTCGAGAGATAGATAACTTCTTCCCAGGAGTCTTTGAGTATCATAACATCCGCGTATATGACGAAGAGGCAACGGATCTCCTGGCTTACTGGAATGACACTTACAAATTCATCTCTAAAGCAAA GAAACATGGATCTAAATGCCTTGTGCACTGCAAAATGGGGGTGAGTCGCTCAGCCTCCACTGTGATTGCCTACGCAATGAAGGAATATGGCTGGAATCTGGACCGAGCCTATGACTACGTGAAGGAAAGGCGAACAGTGACCAAGCCCAACCCCAGCTTCATGAGACAACTGGAAGAGTACCAGGGCATCTTGCTGGCCAG CAAACAGCGACATAACAAGCTCTGGAGATCTCATTCAGATAGCGACCTCTCAGACCACCACGAACCTATCTGCAAACCAGGGCTAGAACTCAACAAGAAGGAGATCACCACCTCAGCAGACCAGATTGCCGAGGTGAAGACCATGGAGAGTCACCCACCCATACCTCCCGTCTTTGTGGAACATGTTGTCCCACAAGATGAAAATCAGAAGGGCCTGTGTACCAAAGAAAGAATGATCTGCTTGGAGTTTACTTCTAGGGAATTTCATGCCGGACAGATTGAAGATGAATTAAACCTAAATGACATCAATGGATGCTCATCAGGGTGTTGTCTCAATGAATCAAAATTCCCTCTTGACAACTGCCATGCATCCAAAGCCTTAATCCAACCTGGACAGGCCCCAGAAATTGCCAACAAGTTCCCAGACTTAACAGTGGAAGATCTGGAGACAGATGCGCTGAAAACAGATGTGAACGTCCACTTACTGCCTCTGGAAGAATTGACATCTCGCCTGAAAGACCTTCCCATGTCCCCTGATCCTGAATCACCGAGCCCCCAACCCACTTGCCAGGCTGAAGTCTCAGATTTCAGTACAGATCGCATTGATTTTTTTAGCGCCCTAGAGAAGTTTGTAGAGCTTTCCCAAGAAACCCGGTCTCGATCTTTTTCTCACTCAAGGATGGAAGAACTGGGTGGAGGAAGGGGTGAGACCTGTCGACTCTCAGTGGTAGAAGTAACCCCTTCTGAAGTGACAGCCGACGACCAGAGAAGCAGCTCTTTGAGTAATACTCCCCATGCATCTGAAGAATCTTCAATAGATGAGGAACAGTCAAAG GCAATCTCAGAGCTGGTCAGCCCAGATATCTTCATGCAGTCTCACTCAGAAAATGCAATTTCAGTCAAAGAAATCGTCACTGAGATCGAATCCATCAGTCAAGGAGTTGGACAGATTCAACTGAAAGGAGACATCCTATCCAACCCATGCCATACACCAAAGAAGCACACCATCCATGAGCTGCCCCTGGAGAGGGCCCAGGCCCTGGAGAACAAACCTGGAAATCTGGAGCAGAATGAAGGTTCCTACACAGCCCAGCCTGAACTAGCCAAAGACTCAGGGAAGTGGGACCTAGAAGGCTGCCTGACTACACACTCATTCACCACAGAGTTGGAAGAAGAAGAACCAGCTGAGGAGGAACAAGAACTCTGGGGCCCAGGGATGCACCCGGGTGCCAAGTGGTGCCCTGGGTCTGTGAGGCGAGCCACCTTGGAGTTTGAAGAACGCTTGCGACAGGAGCAAGAGCACCATGGTGCTGCCCCTGGTTGTACCTCATTGTCCATCCGCAAGAATTCCAAGAATGAGTCTTCTGTGGCAGACCTAGCACCAAAAGGGAAGAGTGATGAAGCTACCCTAGAACATTCTTTTGTCCCCAAGGAACCAGAGATTAACAAGGGCAAAGGGAAATGCAGTGGGTCTGAGGCTGGCCTGCTGCCCCATTCCGAGCAAAATGCACCTGAGCCGCTGGAGTTTCAAGAGTACCCAGGGTCAGATATTAGAACAAAGCTGGAAGGAGTCCTGAAGGATCCGAGGACTGTGGTTTCATGCCAGGGATCTGAGACACAGTCggtccctctttcccttcccaagaAGATCGAAATCATTATGTCATCCAGTCACACTGAGCAAGGGGGTGAAAGAGCCACCAGCGAAAAGAGTGGGGAGCAAGGACTGAGGAGCGTGAAAAGGGAGAATTCCATCACCGTCCTCTGTACACTGGATGAAAATCTGAACAGGACTCTGGGCCCCGACCAGCCTGCTCTACACCCCACACTGCTACCTCTGCCTCATTCTTCCTCTCCTGAGCACGACAGTCCCACCAACCTGACCTCTACCCTGAGCAGCCCTGAAGACTGGGACAACAGCCTGTCAGTGGCACTGGAGACAGGAACACCTTTTGTCAGTCACACAACCCATGTACCGTCTGCCAACTTGGATTATGCACATTCCCGGACCGTAGTTCACCTGGAAGGCTTCACAGAGCAAAGCAGCACCACAGACAACGAGCCCTCTTTGGAGCAGGGCGGCTGGGAAGAAGGTCTGGACGGTGCACTCTCCAGTGGCCGTGAAGTGCCGTATGAGGGCTCTCTGTTAAGGAGTGAAGACCTAAGCAAACTTGGTGATAATATTGGGGAGTTACAAGAAAAACTGGACCCATTACCTGCAGCCTGTCAACCCCCACATAGCTCTAGTAGTGACAGTATGAAGAGTGTCAGCCATAGCCTCAGTGTGGTGAAAGAGCGCACTAAAGACATCGAGTCCCGAGCGATCTGCCAGGCAGGACTCACCAAAACAGCCCAAATGCGGCATTCAGCTTCCCTTGCCAAGTTAGGTTACTTGGACCTCTGTAAAGACTGTTTATCAGACAGAGAGCCtgtctcctctgagccctctcATCTCAAACTGCTTCAGCCCTTCATCAGAACAGACTCAGGCATGCATGCCATGGAGGCCCAGGAGTCCTCAGAAAACCCAGATGCCTCCCAGAACCTAGAGCCCACCAAGTATTTTATAGAGCAACTCAAAACTACAGAGTGTATCGCTCAGAGCAAGCCAGTGGAGAAGCCTATCGTACAGTATGCCAAAGAATTTGGTTACGGTCAGCAGTGTTTGCTCCCCAGGGCAGAACCCAAATTGACTAGTTCTGAAGGAGGCCTTCCTTTGCTACAACCCCAGGGACTTCAGCGTGCAGGCCCGGCTCCCGGGCTGGCTGTGGCGCCCCGTCAGCAGCACGGCAGAACTCACCCCCTTAGGAGACtgaaaaaagcaaatgataaaaaaCGGACAACCAACCCCTTCTATAATACCATGTGA
- the SSH2 gene encoding protein phosphatase Slingshot homolog 2 isoform X7, with protein sequence MVVVSTNGRQDTEESIVLGMDFSSNDSTCTMGLVLPLWSDTLIHLDGDGGFSVSTDNRVHIFKPVSVQAMWSALQSLHKACEVARMHNYYPGSLFLTWVSYYESHINSDQSSVNEWNAMQDVQSHRPDSPALFTDIPTERERTERLIKTKLREIMMQKDLENITSKEIRTELEMQMVCNLREFKEFIDNEMIVILGQMDSPTQIFEHVFLGSEWNASNLEDLQNRGVRYILNVTREIDNFFPGVFEYHNIRVYDEEATDLLAYWNDTYKFISKAKKHGSKCLVHCKMGVSRSASTVIAYAMKEYGWNLDRAYDYVKERRTVTKPNPSFMRQLEEYQGILLASKQRHNKLWRSHSDSDLSDHHEPICKPGLELNKKEITTSADQIAEVKTMESHPPIPPVFVEHVVPQDENQKGLCTKERMICLEFTSREFHAGQIEDELNLNDINGCSSGCCLNESKFPLDNCHASKALIQPGQAPEIANKFPDLTVEDLETDALKTDVNVHLLPLEELTSRLKDLPMSPDPESPSPQPTCQAEVSDFSTDRIDFFSALEKFVELSQETRSRSFSHSRMEELGGGRGETCRLSVVEVTPSEVTADDQRSSSLSNTPHASEESSIDEEQSKAISELVSPDIFMQSHSENAISVKEIVTEIESISQGVGQIQLKGDILSNPCHTPKKHTIHELPLERAQALENKPGNLEQNEGSYTAQPELAKDSGKWDLEGCLTTHSFTTELEEEEPAEEEQELWGPGMHPGAKWCPGSVRRATLEFEERLRQEQEHHGAAPGCTSLSIRKNSKNESSVADLAPKGKSDEATLEHSFVPKEPEINKGKGKCSGSEAGLLPHSEQNAPEPLEFQEYPGSDIRTKLEGVLKDPRTVVSCQGSETQSVPLSLPKKIEIIMSSSHTEQGGERATSEKSGEQGLRSVKRENSITVLCTLDENLNRTLGPDQPALHPTLLPLPHSSSPEHDSPTNLTSTLSSPEDWDNSLSVALETGTPFVSHTTHVPSANLDYAHSRTVVHLEGFTEQSSTTDNEPSLEQGGWEEGLDGALSSGREVPYEGSLLRSEDLSKLGDNIGELQEKLDPLPAACQPPHSSSSDSMKSVSHSLSVVKERTKDIESRAICQAGLTKTAQMRHSASLAKLGYLDLCKDCLSDREPVSSEPSHLKLLQPFIRTDSGMHAMEAQESSENPDASQNLEPTKYFIEQLKTTECIAQSKPVEKPIVQYAKEFGYGQQCLLPRAEPKLTSSEGGLPLLQPQGLQRAGPAPGLAVAPRQQHGRTHPLRRLKKANDKKRTTNPFYNTM encoded by the exons GTCTGCATTACAGAGTTTACACAAGGCTTGTGAGGTGGCCAGAATGCATAACTACTATCCAGGTAGTCTGTTTCTCACCTGGGTGAGTTATTACGAGAGCCATATCAACTCAGATCAGTCATCAGTCAATGAATGGAATGCTATGCAGGATGTGCAGTCCCACCGGCCCGACTCTCCAGCTCTCTTCACAGACAT acCAACTGAACGTGAGCGAACAGAAAGAttaattaaaaccaaattaaGGGAGATAATGATGCAGAAGGATTTGGAGAATATCACATCCAAAGAG ATACGAACTGAGTTGGAAATGCAAATGGTGTGTAACTTGCGAGAATTCAAGGAATTTATAGATAATGAAATGATAGTGATCCTTGGTCAGATGGATAGTCCTACACAGATATTTGAGCATGTATTCTTG GGCTCTGAATGGAATGCCTCAAATTTAGAGGATTTACAAAACCGAGG GGTGCGCTATATCTTGAATGTCACTCGAGAGATAGATAACTTCTTCCCAGGAGTCTTTGAGTATCATAACATCCGCGTATATGACGAAGAGGCAACGGATCTCCTGGCTTACTGGAATGACACTTACAAATTCATCTCTAAAGCAAA GAAACATGGATCTAAATGCCTTGTGCACTGCAAAATGGGGGTGAGTCGCTCAGCCTCCACTGTGATTGCCTACGCAATGAAGGAATATGGCTGGAATCTGGACCGAGCCTATGACTACGTGAAGGAAAGGCGAACAGTGACCAAGCCCAACCCCAGCTTCATGAGACAACTGGAAGAGTACCAGGGCATCTTGCTGGCCAG CAAACAGCGACATAACAAGCTCTGGAGATCTCATTCAGATAGCGACCTCTCAGACCACCACGAACCTATCTGCAAACCAGGGCTAGAACTCAACAAGAAGGAGATCACCACCTCAGCAGACCAGATTGCCGAGGTGAAGACCATGGAGAGTCACCCACCCATACCTCCCGTCTTTGTGGAACATGTTGTCCCACAAGATGAAAATCAGAAGGGCCTGTGTACCAAAGAAAGAATGATCTGCTTGGAGTTTACTTCTAGGGAATTTCATGCCGGACAGATTGAAGATGAATTAAACCTAAATGACATCAATGGATGCTCATCAGGGTGTTGTCTCAATGAATCAAAATTCCCTCTTGACAACTGCCATGCATCCAAAGCCTTAATCCAACCTGGACAGGCCCCAGAAATTGCCAACAAGTTCCCAGACTTAACAGTGGAAGATCTGGAGACAGATGCGCTGAAAACAGATGTGAACGTCCACTTACTGCCTCTGGAAGAATTGACATCTCGCCTGAAAGACCTTCCCATGTCCCCTGATCCTGAATCACCGAGCCCCCAACCCACTTGCCAGGCTGAAGTCTCAGATTTCAGTACAGATCGCATTGATTTTTTTAGCGCCCTAGAGAAGTTTGTAGAGCTTTCCCAAGAAACCCGGTCTCGATCTTTTTCTCACTCAAGGATGGAAGAACTGGGTGGAGGAAGGGGTGAGACCTGTCGACTCTCAGTGGTAGAAGTAACCCCTTCTGAAGTGACAGCCGACGACCAGAGAAGCAGCTCTTTGAGTAATACTCCCCATGCATCTGAAGAATCTTCAATAGATGAGGAACAGTCAAAG GCAATCTCAGAGCTGGTCAGCCCAGATATCTTCATGCAGTCTCACTCAGAAAATGCAATTTCAGTCAAAGAAATCGTCACTGAGATCGAATCCATCAGTCAAGGAGTTGGACAGATTCAACTGAAAGGAGACATCCTATCCAACCCATGCCATACACCAAAGAAGCACACCATCCATGAGCTGCCCCTGGAGAGGGCCCAGGCCCTGGAGAACAAACCTGGAAATCTGGAGCAGAATGAAGGTTCCTACACAGCCCAGCCTGAACTAGCCAAAGACTCAGGGAAGTGGGACCTAGAAGGCTGCCTGACTACACACTCATTCACCACAGAGTTGGAAGAAGAAGAACCAGCTGAGGAGGAACAAGAACTCTGGGGCCCAGGGATGCACCCGGGTGCCAAGTGGTGCCCTGGGTCTGTGAGGCGAGCCACCTTGGAGTTTGAAGAACGCTTGCGACAGGAGCAAGAGCACCATGGTGCTGCCCCTGGTTGTACCTCATTGTCCATCCGCAAGAATTCCAAGAATGAGTCTTCTGTGGCAGACCTAGCACCAAAAGGGAAGAGTGATGAAGCTACCCTAGAACATTCTTTTGTCCCCAAGGAACCAGAGATTAACAAGGGCAAAGGGAAATGCAGTGGGTCTGAGGCTGGCCTGCTGCCCCATTCCGAGCAAAATGCACCTGAGCCGCTGGAGTTTCAAGAGTACCCAGGGTCAGATATTAGAACAAAGCTGGAAGGAGTCCTGAAGGATCCGAGGACTGTGGTTTCATGCCAGGGATCTGAGACACAGTCggtccctctttcccttcccaagaAGATCGAAATCATTATGTCATCCAGTCACACTGAGCAAGGGGGTGAAAGAGCCACCAGCGAAAAGAGTGGGGAGCAAGGACTGAGGAGCGTGAAAAGGGAGAATTCCATCACCGTCCTCTGTACACTGGATGAAAATCTGAACAGGACTCTGGGCCCCGACCAGCCTGCTCTACACCCCACACTGCTACCTCTGCCTCATTCTTCCTCTCCTGAGCACGACAGTCCCACCAACCTGACCTCTACCCTGAGCAGCCCTGAAGACTGGGACAACAGCCTGTCAGTGGCACTGGAGACAGGAACACCTTTTGTCAGTCACACAACCCATGTACCGTCTGCCAACTTGGATTATGCACATTCCCGGACCGTAGTTCACCTGGAAGGCTTCACAGAGCAAAGCAGCACCACAGACAACGAGCCCTCTTTGGAGCAGGGCGGCTGGGAAGAAGGTCTGGACGGTGCACTCTCCAGTGGCCGTGAAGTGCCGTATGAGGGCTCTCTGTTAAGGAGTGAAGACCTAAGCAAACTTGGTGATAATATTGGGGAGTTACAAGAAAAACTGGACCCATTACCTGCAGCCTGTCAACCCCCACATAGCTCTAGTAGTGACAGTATGAAGAGTGTCAGCCATAGCCTCAGTGTGGTGAAAGAGCGCACTAAAGACATCGAGTCCCGAGCGATCTGCCAGGCAGGACTCACCAAAACAGCCCAAATGCGGCATTCAGCTTCCCTTGCCAAGTTAGGTTACTTGGACCTCTGTAAAGACTGTTTATCAGACAGAGAGCCtgtctcctctgagccctctcATCTCAAACTGCTTCAGCCCTTCATCAGAACAGACTCAGGCATGCATGCCATGGAGGCCCAGGAGTCCTCAGAAAACCCAGATGCCTCCCAGAACCTAGAGCCCACCAAGTATTTTATAGAGCAACTCAAAACTACAGAGTGTATCGCTCAGAGCAAGCCAGTGGAGAAGCCTATCGTACAGTATGCCAAAGAATTTGGTTACGGTCAGCAGTGTTTGCTCCCCAGGGCAGAACCCAAATTGACTAGTTCTGAAGGAGGCCTTCCTTTGCTACAACCCCAGGGACTTCAGCGTGCAGGCCCGGCTCCCGGGCTGGCTGTGGCGCCCCGTCAGCAGCACGGCAGAACTCACCCCCTTAGGAGACtgaaaaaagcaaatgataaaaaaCGGACAACCAACCCCTTCTATAATACCATGTGA